The DNA region TCACGCTGGCTACGGTTCTTATGGCTTTTGTGGGTGTGTTTCTGGTGGTCACGGCAGGGCACCCCAGGACTGCCTTCACCCACGCAGGCATGCAAGGCGATTTGTTGATCCTGATGGGGACGGTGAGTTGGGTCATCTACACCTTGGGAGCGGCGCGTTTTCAGGTTTGGTCGCCATTGCGTTACAGCGCCCTGAGTTGTGCCATGGGCACGATAAGCATTCTCGCGATAGCCTTGGCTGCGATCCTGCTCGGTTTCTCGAAATTACCTGATTTTGCAACACTCCGGCATGTCTGGTCCGAACTGCTGTATATCGTTGTGTTCGCATCGGTGCTCGCGGTGCTGAGCTGGAATGCGGGCATCAAAATGCTGGGTTCGCTCAATGGCGTGCTGTTCATCAACTTCGTGCCCATCACGGCCTTCGCGCTGGGAATCCTGCTGGGTCATCACTTTGGGGATGCGGAACTGCTCGGCGCGGCCCTTACCATCATGGCGCTCGTTGCCAACAATCTCTATCTGCGGCGCAAGGACATGAGCAGGCCACTGCGGCGGGCCACCTAACAGGCCGCCAAGGCCTGCCTGAAGTCATGCACAAGATCCGCCGCATCCTCGATGCCAATCGAGAGCCGGACAAGGGAATCGGATATGCCCATGCTGGCACGCCGTTCCGGGCCCATTTCCCAATAGATGGTATGGGCCACTGGGATTGCCAGGGTACGATTATCCCCAAGATGGCTGGAAAGGATGACGAGCTTCAATCTGTCCAGGAAGGCGAAGCAATCCAGGTCCTCGTTCAATTCCATGCCGATGAGGGCCCC from Thermithiobacillus plumbiphilus includes:
- a CDS encoding DMT family transporter; protein product: MKSANLLKGAGLLLFAAIFWGGLFPVAKSALIALDPYILTAIRYGSTALIFLVLLVWSEGRQALRLETRGLELWLFGSIGFAGFSLFVFAGLGSTTPEHGAVILALMPMITVLFNWGLKGNRPAGFTLATVLMAFVGVFLVVTAGHPRTAFTHAGMQGDLLILMGTVSWVIYTLGAARFQVWSPLRYSALSCAMGTISILAIALAAILLGFSKLPDFATLRHVWSELLYIVVFASVLAVLSWNAGIKMLGSLNGVLFINFVPITAFALGILLGHHFGDAELLGAALTIMALVANNLYLRRKDMSRPLRRAT
- a CDS encoding PLP-dependent transferase, yielding RMERACSNALELARFLASHPSVQRVYYPGLESHPQHQLSRELFKHHGALIGMELNEDLDCFAFLDRLKLVILSSHLGDNRTLAIPVAHTIYWEMGPERRASMGISDSLVRLSIGIEDAADLVHDFRQALAAC